Proteins encoded by one window of Cyprinus carpio isolate SPL01 chromosome B6, ASM1834038v1, whole genome shotgun sequence:
- the LOC109055405 gene encoding ADP-ribosylation factor 3, with product MGNIFGNLLKSLIGKKEMRILMVGLDAAGKTTILYKLKLGEIVTTIPTIGFNVETVEYKNISFTVWDVGGQDKIRPLWRHYFQNTQGLIFVVDSNDRERVNEAREELMRMLAEDELRDAVLLVFANKQDLPNAMNAAEITDKLGLHSLRHRNWYIQATCATSGDGLYEGLDWLANQLKNKK from the exons ATGGGGAATATTTTTGGCAATCTGCTGAAGAGTCTGATAGGGAAGAAAGAGATGAGAATTCTGATGGTTGGATTAGATGCTGCTGGTAAAACCACCATCCTTTACAAACTGAAGCTGGGAGAGATCGTGACCACCATCCCAACCATTG gctTTAACGTGGAGACAGTGGAGTACAAGAACATCAGCTTCACTGTGTGGGATGTGGGTGGCCAGGATAAAATCAGACCTCTCTGGAGACACTACTTTCAAAATACACAGG GTCTTATCTTTGTGGTTGACAGCAACGATCGGGAGAGAGTTAACGAGGCGCGGGAGGAGTTAATGAGGATGCTAGCAGAAGACGAACTGCGTGATGCTGTCCTTCTTGTCTTTGCAAACAAACAG GATCTGCCAAACGCCATGAATGCAGCTGAGATCACAGACAAACTCGGCCTCCATTCGCTCCGCCATCGCAACTGGTATATACAAGCGACCTGTGCGACCAGCGGCGACGGTCTGTACGAAGGGCTTGACTGGCTCGCCAATCAGCTTAAGAATAAGAAGTGA